Proteins encoded together in one Blastocatellia bacterium window:
- a CDS encoding energy transducer TonB — translation MERARLFETLESESLGVRLLRALRESWRDFREDPRGFLQALFGAESEPLWKRFGYGFRDHWREFRADPRNYLRFLLSSEEPDHRRKRVLLVSCLLYVTSVVAIVSLERFASRPIPSPLEPSTIAKSPITFVEPLTSPRLYAPRQKERAGGGGGGGRREPRPPSFGRLPKAELKPPIVAPSPHLPEIKQPSLPVLPTIMAQPELLPKLDLSLPLGDPTSRSSVPSSGPGSGGGIGTGQGGGVGPGRGVGYGPGEGWNTGGGEPRIGGGDIASRPIITFKPRPEWTEEARRNRIQGVVVLSATFAADGRIKNVRIVRGLGYGLDEKAIEAALRIRFIPARDARGNPVDWRGTIHVEFNLL, via the coding sequence ATGGAACGCGCTCGACTTTTCGAGACGCTTGAGTCGGAATCTCTCGGAGTTCGACTCCTTCGAGCGCTTCGAGAGAGTTGGCGAGATTTTCGTGAAGACCCAAGAGGGTTTCTTCAGGCCCTCTTTGGTGCGGAATCCGAGCCTCTGTGGAAAAGGTTCGGATATGGTTTCCGCGATCACTGGCGGGAATTTCGAGCTGATCCGCGGAACTACCTCCGGTTCCTGCTGAGTAGCGAGGAGCCCGATCATAGACGGAAACGCGTCCTTCTCGTCAGTTGTCTTCTTTACGTGACGAGTGTCGTCGCGATTGTGTCCCTGGAGAGATTCGCGTCACGACCCATCCCGTCTCCGTTGGAACCTTCGACAATAGCCAAGTCCCCCATCACGTTTGTCGAGCCTTTGACGTCACCACGGCTTTATGCCCCTCGGCAGAAGGAACGCGCCGGAGGAGGTGGAGGAGGAGGGCGGAGAGAGCCGCGTCCTCCCTCTTTCGGACGGCTCCCGAAAGCCGAACTGAAACCGCCCATTGTTGCTCCAAGTCCACACCTGCCCGAGATCAAACAGCCTTCTCTTCCCGTCTTGCCCACGATCATGGCGCAACCGGAACTTCTCCCGAAACTCGATCTCAGTCTCCCGCTTGGAGATCCAACGAGCCGTTCATCTGTTCCCTCATCAGGGCCGGGATCGGGTGGCGGCATAGGGACCGGTCAAGGAGGTGGCGTCGGTCCCGGCCGAGGTGTCGGATATGGCCCGGGGGAAGGGTGGAATACAGGTGGAGGCGAGCCCCGAATCGGTGGCGGGGACATCGCCAGCCGTCCGATCATCACCTTCAAACCCAGGCCGGAGTGGACAGAGGAAGCTCGCCGAAATCGAATCCAGGGAGTCGTCGTCTTGAGCGCCACCTTCGCTGCTGATGGGAGGATCAAGAATGTCCGCATCGTTCGTGGCTTAGGCTATGGCCTCGACGAGAAGGCCATCGAGGCTGCCTTGAGGATCCGCTTCATTCCCGCGCGCGATGCCCGCGGAAATCCGGTGGATTGGCGAGGAACGATCCACGTCGAGTTCAATCTTCTGTGA
- a CDS encoding APC family permease produces MNDLPVLSQRPRLRREVTLWGSFTWGYADVGADVYVALGLVMAAAQGATPLAFAIAGIVYVMVGLAYTELAAAYPSAGGGHYFTLRGLGDFWGLVAGAALALDYTIDVALFAMASAGYINFFFPRFREFAISLGPFSDVNLIWLAETIGLIAFLAVLNIKGIRESSLFNEILGALDLIMETSIIVLGFTFAWRPELLADQWREAFPPPRDLLYGVSIAVISYVGLESVSQAAQETIRPGTVIPRTSLTLIGVVLLFALAFPTVALGVLPWSELAAREGDPVALLASKLPLVGFLAGPIAAVLAATIVLISANTGVMGASRLAFSMAELGLIGERLAHVHPRFQTPTRTILFFSAIAMVEALFAFLSGRKAMETMANMYAFGAMLAYFLSCLALLALRIREPHIPRPYRVPFNVRVKGATLPIPGILGVLGTAGMVALVLWTHDIARIAGPLWIVLWIACYVIYRRGQRRPIFGSLPRDWEAEHMRLLEEAEEWDLLEWFNAERSRRVKRRR; encoded by the coding sequence ATGAATGACTTGCCGGTGTTGTCTCAACGGCCAAGGCTCCGACGTGAGGTCACGCTGTGGGGCTCGTTCACATGGGGATATGCAGACGTTGGAGCTGACGTCTATGTCGCCCTTGGTCTCGTCATGGCGGCAGCGCAAGGAGCTACGCCGCTAGCCTTCGCTATCGCCGGCATCGTCTATGTAATGGTCGGCTTGGCGTACACAGAGCTGGCAGCCGCATACCCGTCCGCCGGAGGTGGTCACTATTTTACCTTACGCGGACTGGGAGATTTCTGGGGCTTAGTTGCGGGCGCTGCCCTGGCGCTCGACTACACCATAGACGTTGCCCTCTTCGCCATGGCTTCAGCCGGATATATCAACTTCTTCTTCCCTCGCTTCCGCGAATTCGCAATCTCCCTTGGCCCCTTCTCTGATGTCAATCTCATTTGGTTAGCGGAGACGATCGGACTGATCGCGTTCCTGGCCGTGCTCAATATCAAGGGCATCCGCGAGTCCTCGCTCTTCAACGAAATCCTTGGAGCGCTGGACCTCATCATGGAGACCAGCATCATCGTTCTCGGTTTCACCTTCGCCTGGAGACCGGAACTCCTCGCCGATCAGTGGAGGGAAGCATTCCCCCCACCGCGTGATTTGCTCTATGGCGTCTCGATCGCTGTGATTTCGTACGTCGGTCTGGAATCAGTCTCTCAAGCTGCCCAGGAGACGATTCGTCCCGGCACGGTAATCCCCCGAACATCGCTCACACTGATAGGGGTAGTGCTCCTTTTCGCTCTTGCCTTCCCAACGGTTGCCCTCGGTGTTCTCCCCTGGTCGGAGCTGGCGGCGCGTGAAGGGGATCCGGTCGCGCTCCTGGCGAGCAAGCTTCCGCTTGTCGGGTTCCTCGCTGGCCCCATCGCGGCTGTTTTGGCGGCGACGATAGTTTTGATCTCGGCAAATACAGGGGTCATGGGAGCAAGCCGATTGGCTTTCAGTATGGCCGAGCTGGGACTGATTGGAGAGCGGTTAGCTCATGTGCATCCTCGATTTCAGACGCCCACGCGCACGATCCTTTTCTTTTCGGCAATCGCCATGGTCGAGGCTCTCTTTGCCTTCCTCAGCGGTCGCAAAGCCATGGAGACGATGGCGAACATGTACGCATTTGGAGCGATGCTGGCCTATTTCCTGAGCTGTTTGGCCCTTCTGGCTCTTCGGATCCGAGAACCCCATATTCCGCGACCCTACCGGGTTCCCTTCAATGTGCGCGTGAAAGGTGCGACGCTCCCCATCCCCGGGATCCTCGGCGTCCTGGGTACGGCAGGTATGGTGGCTCTCGTGCTCTGGACGCACGACATCGCTCGGATCGCAGGCCCCTTATGGATAGTCCTCTGGATCGCCTGCTACGTGATCTATCGTCGAGGTCAGAGGCGACCGATTTTCGGCAGCCTTCCCCGGGATTGGGAGGCCGAACATATGCGCCTTCTCGAGGAGGCTGAGGAGTGGGACCTCCTGGAATGGTTCAACGCCGAACGAAGCCGGAGGGTGAAGAGGAGAAGATGA
- a CDS encoding M36 family metallopeptidase, with the protein MRCKPKVIVIALTLTALVSGSQPNHGRPPARQFAAVGKKAWAAPLQNYDIRLGVAASVRGRPTAAQRAAAERFQRQIGQPVEIRFDPWMGGVRHLFSLTTFLSRPSSEPPASIARRFLSENADLFGLDTEAIDRLRLVRNYLTEHNGVRHLAFQQVKDGIEVFQSDLRVHLMPDGQIISVSGHYDPDVEAELEPRLAPEDAVRRAVMESFPDVPFVPLIKTRELTPARRTVFHRGDFADDVTVQLTIFPDPVRDRLGWRIRLHLPERDAWYDLILDAHTGELLYRFNLYVFEQEPRGLIFAINPDVGPQMLVAFRGDPQASPAGWLAPPPNVRLVGNNAIVLPSPLSNDLQFAFPFRNLYELRGAKTFDLDRKTLRFAPNGNGYDFAQVPFSFDTDLGTNITANLSNRDEGSAFLSLPFSFPFFGRTYTALSINANGNVTFLGPSSSSVESVEGLAFGLPRIAALWDDLDFGQMGSLHLKLVSSNPPKAIITWNAVPEFSTTNSNTVQLTLTADGTIEISFNGVTATDGLVGLSPGLGNSPVRHVDFSETPSLKGSDESFFEQFPMVEVEPAATNLFYHLNFAHDYFYRLGFDEAAGNFQMDNFGRGGLGGDPVIGYAQATGFDNANFSITEDGIPPRTRYFLWTIRRVDSDFDADVIYHEYAHGLTTRLVGGPHLVASLNTLQGGSMGEGWSDAYSASLTDDPITGEYSTGNRATGVRTVAYHRSPLTYGDFANRYSSQRTISARGGSVGIGRVFWTEVHRDGEIWATVLWDLRTALGRQTYEQLITDALKLTPPFPSMLEARDAILLADRVNNRGANLETIWRVFAARGMGFSARSFDGNDTLIFEAFDMPSDPLPPVKQVLFTDDMESATGGWTVLPETALWHRSSRRSASGSTSWYYGQEATGTYDTGAANFGALISPPIALPSLSGTSALVLEFDHFLRRNTALGLPFDCGFVRIVDTTTGTVKQKGIAANNTPTVPPFTEASFEHREINISEFAGRTIQVQFYFDTIDRFSNTAEGWYIDNVRITLRAR; encoded by the coding sequence ATGAGGTGTAAACCCAAAGTCATCGTCATCGCGCTCACACTCACCGCCCTTGTGTCTGGATCACAGCCGAATCATGGTCGTCCCCCGGCAAGGCAATTCGCTGCGGTGGGGAAAAAGGCGTGGGCAGCTCCGCTACAAAATTATGACATTCGACTTGGTGTGGCGGCATCGGTGCGCGGCCGGCCAACGGCGGCTCAACGTGCAGCCGCAGAGCGGTTCCAGAGGCAAATTGGCCAGCCGGTGGAGATTCGGTTTGATCCCTGGATGGGTGGTGTGCGACACCTCTTCAGTCTGACGACATTTCTCAGCCGGCCAAGTAGTGAGCCACCCGCCAGCATCGCACGACGGTTCCTCTCGGAGAACGCTGACCTCTTTGGGTTGGATACCGAGGCGATTGACCGTCTTCGCCTTGTGCGAAATTACCTGACCGAACATAACGGAGTCCGGCACCTGGCGTTTCAACAGGTCAAGGACGGAATCGAGGTCTTTCAGAGCGATCTTCGGGTGCACCTTATGCCGGACGGGCAGATCATCTCCGTGAGTGGACACTACGATCCCGACGTGGAAGCTGAGCTTGAACCCCGCCTTGCCCCTGAAGACGCTGTACGCCGTGCTGTGATGGAGTCCTTCCCCGACGTTCCCTTCGTTCCTCTCATCAAGACGCGCGAGTTAACGCCCGCACGACGTACCGTGTTTCACCGGGGCGACTTCGCCGACGATGTGACGGTTCAACTGACAATCTTTCCTGATCCCGTCAGAGACCGCCTCGGCTGGCGGATCCGACTTCATCTTCCTGAGCGAGATGCCTGGTATGATCTCATCCTTGATGCTCACACAGGCGAACTCCTCTACCGATTCAATCTCTATGTCTTCGAGCAGGAACCCCGGGGATTGATTTTCGCCATTAATCCCGATGTCGGTCCACAGATGCTCGTCGCCTTTCGGGGCGACCCTCAAGCGTCACCCGCCGGCTGGCTCGCTCCTCCGCCGAACGTGCGCTTGGTGGGGAACAATGCGATTGTTCTGCCCTCTCCTTTGAGCAACGATCTGCAATTCGCCTTCCCCTTCCGGAACCTCTACGAACTGCGGGGAGCGAAAACTTTTGACCTGGACCGGAAAACCTTGCGCTTTGCGCCAAACGGAAATGGATATGATTTCGCCCAGGTCCCATTTAGCTTCGACACTGACCTGGGGACGAACATCACGGCCAATCTGAGCAATCGGGATGAAGGATCGGCTTTCTTGTCGCTTCCTTTCTCGTTTCCATTCTTTGGAAGGACCTATACGGCCCTGAGCATCAACGCGAACGGAAATGTTACTTTCCTCGGTCCCAGTTCATCTTCGGTGGAGTCCGTCGAAGGTCTTGCCTTCGGCCTGCCCCGGATCGCGGCATTGTGGGATGATCTCGATTTCGGCCAAATGGGCAGTCTCCATCTCAAACTTGTCAGCTCGAATCCGCCAAAAGCTATCATCACCTGGAATGCCGTGCCTGAATTCAGCACAACCAACAGTAACACTGTACAACTCACCCTGACGGCCGACGGCACCATCGAAATCAGCTTCAACGGGGTAACGGCCACCGACGGTTTGGTGGGTCTTTCCCCGGGTCTTGGCAATAGCCCCGTGCGGCACGTAGATTTCAGCGAAACGCCATCGCTCAAGGGATCCGACGAGAGCTTCTTTGAACAGTTCCCCATGGTGGAAGTCGAACCCGCGGCAACAAATCTTTTCTACCATCTCAATTTCGCCCACGACTATTTCTATCGGCTGGGATTCGACGAAGCGGCGGGAAACTTTCAAATGGATAATTTCGGTCGGGGAGGACTCGGTGGCGATCCGGTGATCGGTTACGCGCAGGCGACGGGATTTGACAATGCCAATTTTAGCATTACGGAAGACGGGATTCCTCCGCGCACGCGCTATTTCCTCTGGACAATCCGACGTGTTGATTCAGATTTTGATGCCGATGTCATCTATCACGAGTACGCACATGGGCTCACCACTCGACTTGTGGGGGGACCTCACCTGGTAGCATCTCTGAACACCCTCCAGGGTGGCTCGATGGGTGAGGGCTGGAGCGATGCCTATTCGGCCAGTCTCACCGACGATCCGATCACAGGCGAATACTCAACGGGGAATCGAGCCACAGGCGTGCGCACGGTCGCCTACCATCGCAGCCCCCTCACCTACGGTGACTTTGCCAACCGTTACTCCAGCCAGCGCACCATCAGCGCCCGTGGAGGTTCGGTCGGAATCGGTCGAGTCTTCTGGACGGAGGTTCATCGGGATGGGGAGATCTGGGCGACGGTTCTCTGGGACCTTCGCACAGCGCTTGGCCGTCAGACTTATGAACAGCTCATCACTGATGCGCTGAAGTTGACTCCCCCCTTTCCTTCCATGCTGGAAGCCCGTGATGCGATTCTGTTAGCGGACCGGGTGAATAACCGAGGCGCGAACCTCGAGACAATCTGGAGAGTTTTCGCAGCCCGCGGTATGGGTTTCTCGGCGAGATCGTTTGACGGCAACGATACGCTCATTTTTGAGGCTTTCGACATGCCCTCCGATCCGCTGCCCCCGGTGAAACAAGTTCTCTTTACCGACGACATGGAGTCAGCGACGGGTGGATGGACTGTCCTTCCGGAAACGGCGCTCTGGCATCGCTCGAGTCGTCGCAGCGCCAGCGGATCAACCTCTTGGTATTACGGTCAAGAAGCCACGGGCACCTATGATACCGGCGCAGCGAACTTCGGCGCACTGATCTCACCGCCAATTGCCCTTCCGTCGCTTTCGGGAACAAGTGCATTGGTTCTTGAGTTCGACCACTTCCTGAGGCGGAACACCGCTCTTGGTCTCCCCTTCGATTGCGGCTTCGTGAGGATCGTGGACACAACCACCGGCACGGTGAAGCAAAAAGGTATCGCGGCTAATAACACACCAACGGTGCCGCCCTTTACAGAAGCATCCTTTGAGCACCGCGAGATCAACATCTCGGAATTTGCCGGGCGAACGATCCAGGTCCAGTTCTATTTCGACACAATTGATCGGTTCTCGAATACTGCCGAAGGCTGGTACATTGATAATGTCCGGATCACGCTTCGGGCTCGGTGA
- a CDS encoding efflux RND transporter periplasmic adaptor subunit: MKSGRKKGLIALLVIIIISVVVGVSLRRQGQDLPLVQVEKITRRPVLEAKVTANGEIRPRNFFNLTAEVPGRVIEIYVKEGDIVKAGTPLLKIDPTQISSEVESSSAQIQAAQADYQNALVQIDAARNNVLNVQASLAAARYDLERAKSDLAFAEEEYKRHVKLLEEGIASRSTFERVQSNYRAAQALVQAQQQRVTQLEVQLRDAQIRVRQAEAQARTADARIRQLRANYRSALDRLQKTEQKAPIDGVIASLPVRPGQFVLASFQTTPLLTIADMSEINVEVQVDETDITGVKPGQKAKVKVDALSDYELEGVVSEVGRAPIPRPGQELAVASGTGQEAKDFKVVIRLVNLAQDIRDRLRPGMSATATVTTDVRENVIAVPQSALVEREPENPGSKQNQAANPSGKKTVTGVFIVRGNQAIFTPVETGIAGEMDVEIISGLEEGMEVIVGPYRELRTLKNNALVRKEYVSGGK; the protein is encoded by the coding sequence ATGAAATCAGGTCGAAAGAAGGGACTGATTGCGCTGCTTGTGATCATCATCATCAGCGTCGTTGTCGGCGTCAGTCTTCGGCGGCAGGGCCAGGACCTGCCTCTGGTTCAGGTGGAGAAGATCACCCGGAGACCGGTGCTGGAGGCCAAGGTCACGGCCAACGGCGAGATTCGCCCCCGTAATTTCTTCAATCTCACGGCGGAAGTCCCCGGTCGCGTGATTGAGATTTACGTGAAGGAAGGAGACATCGTCAAAGCGGGGACCCCGTTACTCAAAATTGATCCCACGCAAATCTCCTCGGAAGTCGAGAGCAGCTCCGCTCAGATTCAAGCTGCTCAGGCCGATTATCAAAATGCTCTCGTCCAGATTGACGCTGCCCGCAACAACGTGCTCAACGTGCAGGCATCACTGGCGGCAGCCCGATACGACCTCGAGCGAGCGAAGTCGGATCTGGCCTTTGCCGAAGAGGAGTATAAGCGGCATGTGAAACTACTTGAAGAAGGAATTGCCTCGCGTTCCACCTTCGAGCGCGTACAGTCCAATTATCGAGCGGCGCAAGCCCTCGTTCAGGCGCAACAGCAAAGGGTTACACAACTGGAGGTTCAACTGCGTGACGCGCAAATTCGTGTCCGTCAGGCCGAAGCTCAGGCGCGAACGGCCGATGCCCGCATTCGTCAGCTCAGGGCAAACTACAGGAGCGCTCTCGACCGGCTGCAAAAGACCGAACAGAAAGCTCCCATTGATGGTGTTATTGCCAGCCTGCCGGTGCGTCCGGGACAGTTCGTTCTCGCCAGCTTTCAAACAACTCCCTTGCTTACTATCGCCGATATGTCGGAGATCAACGTCGAGGTTCAGGTAGATGAGACGGACATCACCGGAGTTAAGCCGGGTCAGAAAGCCAAGGTCAAGGTGGATGCCTTGAGCGACTATGAGCTTGAAGGTGTTGTCTCGGAAGTCGGGCGTGCCCCCATCCCACGACCGGGGCAGGAGCTGGCGGTGGCGTCGGGAACGGGCCAGGAGGCGAAGGATTTCAAGGTAGTGATCCGGCTGGTCAATCTCGCTCAGGACATTCGCGATCGGCTCCGACCCGGCATGTCTGCCACCGCCACGGTTACGACCGATGTACGGGAGAACGTGATCGCTGTTCCGCAGTCGGCGCTAGTGGAACGAGAGCCCGAGAACCCAGGATCGAAACAAAATCAAGCCGCCAATCCTTCGGGGAAGAAAACGGTGACGGGTGTCTTCATCGTTCGGGGCAATCAGGCTATCTTCACTCCGGTGGAAACGGGCATCGCTGGTGAGATGGACGTGGAAATCATCAGTGGCCTTGAGGAGGGCATGGAAGTCATCGTCGGCCCCTATCGCGAACTGCGCACGCTCAAGAATAACGCCCTCGTCAGGAAGGAATATGTCTCCGGTGGGAAATAA
- a CDS encoding ABC transporter ATP-binding protein, with protein MENVWRTYKMGQEELHALRGIDLTIQKNDYVAIIGPSGSGKSTLMNIIGCLDTPTAGRYWLNGRLVSEMDDDELAYIRNREIGFVFQLFNLLPRATALHNVELPLIYAGVPPRERIERARRALEIVDLAQRMHHRPNELSGGQRQRVAIARALVNNPSILLADEPTGALDSKTGAEIMAIFDRLHEQGNTIIIVTHEPEVAAHARRIIHIRDGRIEREEFR; from the coding sequence ATGGAGAATGTCTGGCGCACGTACAAAATGGGACAGGAGGAACTGCACGCTCTTCGGGGCATTGACCTGACCATTCAGAAGAATGACTATGTAGCCATCATCGGTCCGTCAGGCTCGGGGAAATCCACCCTGATGAACATCATCGGCTGTCTCGATACCCCCACGGCAGGGCGTTACTGGCTCAACGGTCGGCTCGTGAGCGAGATGGATGACGATGAGCTGGCCTACATTCGGAACCGAGAGATTGGGTTCGTCTTCCAGCTTTTCAACCTGCTGCCGCGCGCGACGGCCCTGCACAATGTCGAGCTGCCGCTGATCTATGCCGGAGTGCCGCCGCGAGAACGCATCGAGCGGGCCCGACGTGCCCTGGAAATCGTTGATCTTGCCCAGCGGATGCATCACCGGCCCAATGAGCTTTCCGGCGGTCAGCGACAGCGAGTCGCTATCGCTCGCGCTTTGGTCAATAATCCCTCGATTTTGCTGGCAGATGAGCCAACTGGTGCCCTCGACTCGAAAACCGGAGCCGAGATCATGGCCATTTTCGACCGGCTTCACGAACAGGGCAACACGATCATCATCGTCACTCATGAACCTGAAGTGGCCGCTCACGCGCGTCGCATCATTCATATTCGCGACGGTCGCATTGAGCGGGAGGAGTTCCGGTAG
- the rlmN gene encoding 23S rRNA (adenine(2503)-C(2))-methyltransferase RlmN → MATQRLMGKTAAELAEIFRRYDAPDYRHRQVFHALYRRRVTTIEAMTDIPLRLREELARDFVITDVEVSQTFESSDGTRRYLLRLADATFIETVWIPEDYADTICISTQAGCPIACTFCMTGRLGLRRQLDAGEIVSQVALVLNDRYGVGGSPARGTNIVLMGMGEPLLNYENVIRAVQLLCDPRGFNISERRITLSTVGVVPRIRDLAREPVRPELAISLSAPTDELRNQLIPLNRRWPLGQLMEVCRQYPLRRNEWISFEYVMLDGINDRDEQARQLVSLLRGLRAKVNLIPHNPAPELAYRSSPMDRILRFQSLLREGGLLTFIRQPRGRDIDAACGQLAARRPPTSPAGGEETTGTPPAQCDRREYE, encoded by the coding sequence ATGGCAACACAACGACTGATGGGAAAAACCGCAGCGGAGCTGGCGGAGATCTTTCGTCGGTACGACGCCCCCGACTATCGGCATCGGCAGGTGTTTCATGCGCTTTACCGACGGCGAGTGACTACCATTGAGGCGATGACGGATATACCGCTTCGTCTGCGGGAGGAGCTGGCGAGAGATTTCGTCATCACCGACGTGGAGGTGAGCCAAACCTTCGAGTCCTCCGACGGAACGCGGCGCTATCTGCTTCGACTGGCCGACGCGACATTCATCGAGACAGTGTGGATTCCGGAAGATTATGCGGACACGATCTGCATTTCAACGCAGGCGGGTTGTCCCATCGCCTGCACCTTTTGTATGACCGGGAGGCTTGGACTACGACGCCAGCTCGATGCGGGGGAGATCGTCTCACAGGTCGCCCTGGTCCTCAATGACCGTTATGGAGTCGGTGGAAGTCCCGCGCGCGGAACCAACATCGTGCTGATGGGAATGGGCGAGCCGCTGCTCAACTATGAGAACGTCATCCGGGCAGTTCAACTGTTATGTGATCCGCGAGGGTTCAACATCTCCGAGCGACGGATCACGCTCTCCACCGTCGGCGTCGTGCCACGCATTCGCGATCTTGCCCGCGAACCGGTTCGACCGGAGCTGGCGATCTCGCTGTCTGCCCCAACGGATGAACTCCGGAATCAGCTCATCCCTCTGAATCGGCGGTGGCCGCTTGGCCAGCTCATGGAGGTCTGCCGTCAGTATCCCCTGCGCCGAAACGAGTGGATTTCATTCGAATATGTCATGCTTGACGGAATCAATGATCGCGACGAGCAGGCACGACAGCTCGTGAGCCTTCTTCGGGGTCTGCGTGCAAAGGTCAATTTAATTCCCCACAATCCTGCCCCTGAGCTTGCTTATCGGAGCTCCCCGATGGATCGAATCTTACGCTTTCAGTCGCTCCTGCGCGAGGGGGGACTACTCACCTTTATTCGTCAGCCCCGGGGCCGAGATATTGATGCCGCTTGTGGTCAGCTCGCCGCCCGACGGCCTCCCACTTCCCCGGCCGGCGGAGAAGAAACTACCGGAACTCCTCCCGCTCAATGCGACCGTCGCGAATATGAATGA
- a CDS encoding P1 family peptidase produces the protein MQEKRPRARDLGLNPGILSPGPLNAITDVAGVKVGHATIIRGDQIRTGVTAILPHGGNLFREKVPAAIFVGNGFGKLMGSTQVNELGEIETPILLTNTLSVPQVADALVQYMLSLPGNEDVRSVNPVVAETNDGYLNDIRGRHVTREDVFRALTEARPGPVEEGSVGAGTGTVAFGFKGGIGTASRVLPQNLGGYTVGVLVQTNFGGILTIQGAPVGRELGRYYLREQLEGRSHQSPDGSVDQEGGSVIVVVATDAPLDARQLRRLAARAILGLARTGSVMANGSGDYIIAFSTAESVRIRSGEAGRERSPRTVTNDAMSPLFLAVIEATEEAVYNSLFRATTMKGRDGRTIEALPLEQTVDILRRYNVLPRRD, from the coding sequence ATGCAAGAAAAAAGGCCGCGCGCGAGAGATCTCGGCCTCAACCCGGGAATCCTGTCCCCCGGACCTCTAAATGCCATCACCGATGTAGCCGGAGTGAAGGTGGGACATGCGACGATCATTCGAGGCGATCAGATCCGCACGGGTGTGACGGCAATTCTTCCTCATGGAGGCAATCTCTTCCGCGAGAAGGTTCCGGCGGCGATCTTCGTCGGTAACGGATTCGGGAAGCTCATGGGATCAACTCAGGTGAACGAGCTTGGAGAGATCGAGACGCCCATCCTCCTCACCAATACGCTCAGTGTGCCACAGGTGGCCGATGCGCTGGTTCAGTATATGCTCTCGCTTCCGGGCAATGAAGACGTGCGATCGGTCAATCCCGTCGTGGCCGAAACCAACGATGGGTACCTCAACGATATTCGTGGGCGACATGTGACACGGGAGGATGTTTTTCGGGCTCTCACCGAAGCTCGGCCCGGGCCTGTCGAAGAGGGGTCGGTGGGAGCCGGAACAGGGACAGTGGCATTCGGCTTCAAAGGGGGAATTGGGACGGCCTCGCGTGTGCTGCCTCAAAATCTCGGGGGCTACACAGTGGGTGTACTGGTGCAGACGAACTTCGGAGGAATCCTGACGATTCAGGGAGCACCCGTTGGTCGTGAGTTGGGCCGCTACTACTTGCGCGAGCAGCTAGAAGGTCGCTCCCACCAGTCACCCGATGGGAGCGTGGATCAGGAAGGGGGCTCGGTGATCGTCGTCGTTGCCACCGATGCTCCGCTCGACGCTCGCCAACTGCGGAGGCTGGCCGCGCGGGCCATTCTCGGTCTGGCGCGAACCGGATCCGTCATGGCCAACGGCAGCGGCGATTACATCATTGCCTTCAGCACCGCCGAGTCCGTCCGCATCCGCAGTGGAGAGGCGGGACGAGAACGATCTCCCCGAACAGTGACAAACGATGCAATGTCACCCTTGTTTCTGGCCGTTATCGAGGCGACGGAGGAAGCCGTCTACAACTCACTCTTTCGGGCGACAACAATGAAGGGACGGGACGGACGGACCATCGAGGCTCTGCCTCTGGAGCAAACGGTGGATATTCTCCGGCGTTACAATGTCCTCCCGCGCCGTGATTGA